The following are encoded in a window of Phoenix dactylifera cultivar Barhee BC4 unplaced genomic scaffold, palm_55x_up_171113_PBpolish2nd_filt_p 000381F, whole genome shotgun sequence genomic DNA:
- the LOC120105834 gene encoding uncharacterized protein LOC120105834 yields MEPSRRGQPQERNIGWEHGKMLGERHQFQCNYCHKCFKGGGVNRLKQHLAGNSREISACSECPPTIRQLMRKNLAEIKAAKERAAKQKAEVERQAAEAPSYHLMESQEAEGPDEEEAQIQAAMRASLDDRWQQEEVARHRARFGPSFFESGAGSGGSRQDPEFQRTTSVRKGEGRGRSRIASILGGFGSRKKSSGGIPPGASIHDVDPHAFPRRDSKQQRVDTMWKKEKKKDMWRAIGSWFHFSHIPANAADNTYYKSAISAIQTAGPGVDPPGPRNIYGELLDNNKEELENWIGSYKSKWPTYGLTLMCDGWTGPTKRAIINFLTYCDTKIFFHKSVDASDKVHNASYILRLMEEVIDQIREENIVQVVTDNGPQYKLAGQVLMERRPKIFWTPCAAHCIDLILMDIGKIRRVQHTVEIAQRITRYIYSHTWVLSLMRRYAGGEILRPGVTRFATNYIALDSLIEKKGALRQMFVSPEWQESRYAQAGTEGSRMEDLVSRQSFWQRANAIVKAIKPLYEVLRAVDSERYPQMGFLYHMMEKAKAQIMEADVAHAQEYIDIIERRWGAQMCRELHLAGKR; encoded by the coding sequence ATGGAGCCATCAAGGAGAGGGCAACCCCAAGAGCGTAATATTGGCTGGGAGCATGGGAAGATGCTCGGTGAACGTCACCAGTTTCAGTGCAATtattgccacaagtgcttcaaaggaGGAGGAGTAAACAGATTAAAGCAGCACTTAGCCGGTAATTCTCGTGAGATATCTGCATGCTCGGAGTGCCCACCGACCATCCGTCAGCTGATGAGGAAAAACCTCGCTGAGATCAAAGCAGCCAAGGAGAGGGCTGCCAAGCAGAAAGCGGAGGTGGAACGCCAAGCTGCAGAAGCACCTTCCTATCACTTGATGGAGTCACAGGAGGCCGAGGGTCCAGATGAGGAGGAGGCACAGATCCAGGCTGCCATGCGGGCGAGTCTGGATGATCGatggcagcaggaggaggtggcgaggcatcgggctcgatttgggccctcgttTTTTGAGTCGGGCGCCGGTTCTGGTGGAAGCAGACAAGATCCAGAGTTTCAAAGGACAACATCAGTCAGGAAGGGCGAGGGCAGAGGACGTAGCCGGATTGCATCTATCCTGGGTGgttttggtagccgaaagaagtcTTCCGGAGGGATTCCACCAGGTGCGTCAATCcatgatgtagatccgcatGCCTTCCCCAGAAGAGATTCGAAGCAGCAAAGAGTAGACACAatgtggaagaaggagaagaagaaggatatgtggcgagctattggatcctggttccacttcagccacattCCAGCAAATGCtgcagacaatacatactacaaGTCTGCCATTTCTGCCATACAGACTGCCGGTCCCGGTGTTGATCCTCCAGGTCCGAGGAACatctacggtgagcttcttgacaacaataaggaagagCTAGAGAATTGGATTGGTTCATATAAAAGCAAGTGGCCCACATATGGGCTCACtctgatgtgtgatggttggaccggtccgacAAAGCGGGCcatcatcaactttctgacatactGTGATACAAAGATCTTCTTCCACAAGTCAGTTGATGCTTCGGATAAGGTGCACAACGCCTCATACATCCTCAGACTTATggaggaggtgattgatcagATTAGAGAGGAGAATATCgtgcaggtcgtcactgataaCGGACCGCAATATAAGTTGGCCGGGCaggtcttgatggagcggcgaccaaaaattttctggaccccatgtgctgcacattgcaTCGACCTCATCCTGATGGATATtggaaagatccgtagggtgcaacaTACGGTGGAGATAGCCCAACGCATCACCAGGTATATTTATAGCCATACTTGGGTTCTTTCATTAATGAGAAGGTATGCAGGGGGAGAAATTCTTAGAccaggagtcacacggtttgctacgaattacattgcacttgatagccttatcgagaagaaaggagccctacgtcagatgtttgttAGTCCCGAGTGGCAGGAAAGTAGATATGCCCAGGCCGGCACTGAAGGAAGCAGGATGGAAGACTTGGTAAGCAGGCAGTCATTCTGGCAGCGGGCCAATGCGatagtcaaggctatcaaaccattatatgaagtgctgcgggcCGTGGATAGCGAGAGGTATCCCCAGATGGGctttttgtatcacatgatggagaaGGCAAAGGCTCAGATCATGGAGGCAGATGTAGCCCATGCCCAGgagtacatcgacatcattgagcGGCGGTGGGGAGCC